In Uranotaenia lowii strain MFRU-FL chromosome 2, ASM2978415v1, whole genome shotgun sequence, one genomic interval encodes:
- the LOC129741296 gene encoding transmembrane protease serine 11A-like, with amino-acid sequence MYSVVVRPNGARFWSCRGFYTATPCPLSLASVFSEPSGCRQTTPHTDSERLDFLTGFDRRLSNYAVTTRKLQVFVNRCLRSITRAWWPGNWISNVKLHYRCHQRALEIDIRKLLRIERPSAVMMFRAALAIGLAAIAVQANSDFETWQKVNSLMPRGLESMPETPGTGFIVGGLDASIADFPYLLSLRLNGSHMCGASVISEEWVLTAAHCTFAFLNREELTLQGGTHNRSDGGVIFTIAEVVEHPLWDLNTITFDVAVIRTVEPLIGHYYIRPVALDPVGTEHPAGSRAVISGWGRTTVEYFEIPEIFLQKLSKPIIDQELCDYLWGGFVQDDMLCAGLELGHDACNMDSGGPMVVNGVQIGVVSWGNSQCAGNYPGVYARVAFPGNPVTGSLKSLEFEFIDRERCRPPETLKIPTPKAASHEEAHEDWSSNSRLLQQLEEVCHHFSLLLSLGWTVDPSGFKSPGGGTPTSSISFQLELVPVYETWTGQGKCKAGTYFSPAKQIYQNLFTPYWSFFPVLWAGSFVFPGGITWRKLTLGELSEKN; translated from the exons ATGTATTCCGTCGTCGTTCGACCCAACGGTGCCCGCTTCTGGAGCTGCCGAGGATTTTACACGGCAACACCGTGTCCACTGTCCTTGGCTTCCGTTTTTTCCGAACCCAGTGGATGCCGCCAAACGACACCGCACACGGACTCCGAAAGACTTGATTTTTTGACGGGATTTGACAGGCGGCTTTCTAAC tatgcggtaacgacgcgaaaactgcaagtatttgtgaatcgctgtCTGCGGAGTATCacccgcgcttggtggcctggcaactggatctcaaatgtgAAATTACATtaccggtgtcatcaaagggcgctagaaatcgacaTTCGCAAAC TGTTACGAATCGAACGGCCCAGTGCAGTGATGATGTTTCGCGCAGCGTTAGCCATCGGTTTGGCCGCCATTGCGGTGCAGGCCAATTCCGACTTCGAAACATGGCAAAAGGTGAACAGCTTGATGCCCCGTGGACTGGAATCGATGCCGGAGACCCCGGGAACAGGATTCATCGTCGGAGGTCTGGATGCGTCGATTGCCGATTTTCCCTACTTGTTGTCACTTCGTTTGAACGGATCGCACATGTGCGGTGCTTCGGTGATTTCTGAGGAATGGGTCCTGACGGCGGCCCATTGCACTTTCGCTTTTTTGAATCGGGAAGAACTGACCCTTCAGGGTGGAACCCACAATCGATCGGATGGAGGAGTGATTTTCACTATTGCTGAGGTTGTGGAACATCCGTTGTGGGATCTGAACACGATTACTTTCGATGTGGCTGTTATTAGGACGGTGGAACCTCTGATCGGTCACTACTATATTCGACCAGTTGCTCTGGATCCGGTGGGAACGGAACATCCGGCTGGCAGCCGAGCTGTTATTTCCGGTTGGGGTCGAACA ACAGTTGAGTACTTCGAGATCCCTGAAATCTTCTTACAAAAATTGAGCAAGCCTATCATCGATCAGGAGCTGTGCGATTATCTCTGGGGTGGATTCGTTCAGGATGA tATGCTTTGTGCCGGGCTGGAGCTGGGTCATGATGCCTGTAACATGGACAGCGGTGGCCCGATGGTCGTCAATGGCGTTCAGATTGGAGTCGTTTCCTGGGGTAACAGCCAGTGTGCTGGAAACTATCCCGGGGTCTATGCTCGTGTTGCCTTCCCCGGGAATCCCGTAACTGGATCACTGAAGTCactggaatttgaatttatc GACAGAGAAAGATGTAGACCACCGGAAACTTTGAAAATACCAACACCAAAAGCGGCTTCCCACGAAGAGGCCCACGAAGATTGGAGCTCAAATTCGCGCCTTTTACAGCAGTTGGAAGAAG TTTGCCACCACTTCTCCCTTCTACTAAGCTTGGGTTGGACGGTCGATCCGTCAGGGTTTAAATCTCCCGGCGGGGGAACGCCAACAAGTTCCATCAGCTTCCAGCTGGAGCTGGTTCCGGTTTATGAAACTTGGACCGGGCAGGGAAAGTGTAAAGCGGGAACTTATTTTTCTCCGGCTaagcaaatttatcaaaatttgtttacGCCGTACTGGAGCTTCTTTCCTGTGCTTTGGGCAGGAAGTTTTGTTTTTCCTGGTGGAATTACGTGGCGAAAACTGACGCTGGGGGAGCTGAGCGAGAAAAATTAG
- the LOC129741297 gene encoding trypsin 3A1-like, which yields MKSFLLAVTLLGLAAAGPAEDIWLKANSFRPRGYVPRAPSSGFVVGGLDADIADYPHQLSLRLDNNHMCGASVISSNWALSAAHCTFAFPDVHGGTLLSLKGGSSNRFEGGIVFTVDRVVDHPGWELETLRFDITCIHTVENMIQSIIQPIALDPIGATHAHGSRAVLSGWGRNDVTNNVLPTILQRLDKPIFGQAECIAHWSNFLTITDDMICAGGEFGRSACNSDSGGPLVTGGRQIGVVSFGEVECAGVGPAGYARIAYPPIRNWITEVTGV from the exons ATGAAATCGTTTCTTCTCGCTGTTACCCTGCTAGGTTTGGCAGCGGCCGGTCCTGCCGAAGATATCTGGCTGAAAGCGAACAGCTTCAGACCCCGAGGCTATGTCCCGAGGGCCCCCAGCTCTGGATTTGTGGTCGGAGGCCTGGATGCTGACATTGCCGATTATCCTCATCAACTGTCTCTGCGTCTGGACAATAACCACATGTGTGGCGCTTCGGTTATTTCTAGCAACTGGGCCTTATCCGCGGCCCACTGCACCTTTGCCTTCCCGGATGTTCACGGAGGAACACTG CTTTCGCTAAAGGGAGGTTCCAGCAACCGATTTGAGGGTGGTATCGTTTTCACAGTCGATCGAGTAGTCGATCATCCGGGATGGGAGCTGGAAACCTTGCGATTCGACATTACCTGTATTCATACCGTGGAGAACATGATTCAAAGCATCATTCAACCGATCGCTCTGGATCCGATTGGGGCTACCCATGCCCACGGAAGCCGAGCCGTTTTGTCCGGTTGGGGTCGTAAT GATGTGACCAACAACGTGCTGCCAACGATTCTCCAAAGACTTGATAAACCCATCTTTGGACAAGCTGAATGTATCGCTCACTGGAGCAATTTCCTTACAATTACCGATGA tatGATCTGTGCTGGTGGGGAGTTCGGACGCAGCGCCTGCAATAGTGACAGTGGAGGTCCTCTGGTTACCGGAGGCCGACAGATTGGAGTGGTTTCTTTCGGGGAGGTCGAATGTGCCGGAGTTGGACCGGCTGGATACGCCCGGATTGCCTACCCTCCGATTCGCAACTGGATAACCGAGGTTACAGGAGTCTAA